Proteins from a genomic interval of Candidatus Palauibacter scopulicola:
- a CDS encoding S9 family peptidase produces the protein MRMRVRNSRPILSIPFAVLLAAPGLVAQEGRPLELADYYRLKDAGSPALSPDGSRVAYVVTSVLEEENRRHSEIRLVDADGSGEATRVTSPSFSASSPRWSPDGRYLVFTSNRPDPGGSGAGSTWFLRMDRPAGEAFRLEGLRGSPVFSPDGRWIAFTRPTPPPPPPEPVWESDFERRTVERFDGREYDWMNYRFDRRGYLPDPRDPNATPPREVYLLPAEGGEARQLTELGFDASGLAWSPDGRRLAFTADVHQRDEHSYERSDLWVVDLDGDVNRLTDDGYNYSSPAWSADGARLVVRGNEGLDIIIREARDRGAPNDLFVFDAANGTRLRNLTAEWDLIPGGPTVSADGGHVYFSAGIRGNTHLFRVAEGGGAVEQVTRGDRRLGSFSFSGDFSRVAFRATAPTEPGDVWVAEVGAEMDDEVRLSEVNRDLLAGIGMSSPERLSFRSPDGTEVEGWMLPARGYAAGQGGFPMVLQMHGGPHGAYGNTFSFDQQLLAAQGYMVLFTNPRASTGYGEDFRWGTWGGWGFNDYDDVMAGVDHAIERYEIDTARMGATGYSYGGFLTNWVITQTDRFAAAIAGASISNWVSDYAVADIPRTKESEFYGPPWEERGLEHLLRSSPIIHAKGVTTPTLFVHGESDHRVPIEEAEQMYVALRKQQVPAKFVRYPDSYHGGWTPWRMVHRMWVQLEWWEQWLRPSATSDQ, from the coding sequence ATGCGCATGCGCGTTCGCAACTCCCGACCGATCCTCTCGATCCCCTTCGCCGTGCTCCTGGCGGCGCCCGGACTCGTCGCGCAGGAAGGGCGGCCCCTCGAACTCGCGGACTACTACCGGCTCAAGGACGCGGGGAGCCCGGCCCTTTCGCCCGATGGCTCGCGCGTCGCCTACGTCGTGACGTCGGTCCTCGAGGAAGAGAACCGCCGCCACAGCGAGATCCGGCTCGTGGACGCCGACGGTTCCGGGGAGGCGACGCGGGTGACGAGCCCGAGCTTCAGCGCCTCCTCGCCCCGCTGGAGCCCCGACGGCCGCTACCTCGTCTTCACGTCGAATCGGCCCGACCCGGGTGGATCGGGCGCCGGGAGCACGTGGTTCCTCCGCATGGACCGGCCGGCCGGCGAGGCGTTCCGGCTCGAGGGGCTGCGGGGCTCTCCGGTCTTCAGCCCGGACGGCCGCTGGATCGCGTTCACGCGGCCGACGCCGCCCCCGCCTCCGCCGGAGCCCGTCTGGGAGTCCGACTTCGAGCGCCGCACCGTGGAGCGGTTCGATGGGCGCGAGTACGACTGGATGAACTACCGCTTCGACCGGCGGGGCTACCTCCCCGACCCGCGCGATCCGAACGCGACGCCTCCCCGCGAAGTGTACCTGCTGCCGGCCGAGGGGGGAGAAGCGCGGCAGCTCACGGAACTCGGCTTCGATGCCTCCGGGCTCGCCTGGAGTCCCGACGGCCGGCGGCTCGCGTTCACCGCGGATGTCCACCAGCGCGATGAGCACTCGTACGAGCGGTCGGATCTCTGGGTCGTCGACCTCGACGGCGACGTGAACCGGCTCACGGACGACGGATACAACTACTCCTCCCCGGCCTGGTCCGCCGACGGTGCGCGGCTCGTCGTCCGGGGCAACGAAGGCCTCGACATCATCATCCGCGAAGCCCGCGACCGCGGGGCGCCCAACGACCTCTTCGTGTTCGACGCGGCGAACGGGACGCGGCTCCGCAACCTCACCGCGGAGTGGGACCTCATCCCCGGCGGTCCCACCGTGAGCGCCGACGGCGGGCACGTCTATTTCTCCGCGGGTATTCGCGGCAACACGCACCTCTTCCGCGTCGCCGAGGGAGGGGGGGCGGTCGAGCAGGTGACGAGGGGGGACCGCCGGCTCGGGAGCTTCTCCTTCTCGGGGGACTTCTCGCGCGTCGCGTTCCGCGCCACCGCGCCGACGGAACCCGGCGATGTCTGGGTCGCGGAGGTGGGGGCCGAGATGGACGACGAGGTGCGGCTCAGCGAGGTGAATCGCGACCTGCTCGCCGGGATCGGAATGTCCAGCCCGGAGCGGCTCTCGTTTCGGAGTCCCGACGGGACCGAGGTCGAAGGCTGGATGCTCCCGGCGCGCGGCTACGCCGCCGGGCAGGGCGGATTCCCGATGGTCCTGCAGATGCACGGCGGACCCCACGGGGCCTACGGCAACACGTTCTCGTTCGACCAGCAGCTCCTTGCGGCGCAGGGCTACATGGTGCTGTTCACGAACCCGCGGGCCTCGACCGGATACGGAGAGGACTTCCGCTGGGGGACGTGGGGCGGCTGGGGGTTCAACGATTACGACGACGTGATGGCGGGCGTCGACCACGCGATCGAACGCTACGAGATCGACACCGCGCGCATGGGCGCGACCGGCTATTCCTACGGGGGATTTCTCACGAACTGGGTCATCACGCAGACGGACCGCTTCGCCGCCGCCATCGCCGGGGCTTCGATCTCGAACTGGGTCAGCGACTACGCCGTGGCGGACATCCCGCGTACGAAGGAGAGCGAGTTCTACGGCCCGCCCTGGGAGGAACGGGGACTTGAGCACCTCCTGCGTTCTTCTCCCATCATCCACGCGAAGGGGGTCACGACGCCGACCCTCTTTGTCCATGGAGAATCGGACCACCGGGTCCCGATCGAAGAGGCGGAGCAGATGTACGTGGCGCTGCGGAAGCAGCAGGTGCCCGCGAAGTTCGTGCGCTATCCCGACTCCTACCACGGGGGATGGACGCCGTGGCGCATGGTGCACCGGATGTGGGTCCAACTCGAATGGTGGGAGCAGTGGCTCCGTCCGTCCGCGACCTCCGACCAGTGA